The stretch of DNA ATTCCACTGAACTGCCATTTCAGCACCATGGTCATGGAAAGCGCTGCTTTGCAAAGAGGCTGTATTTCAATGGACCCTACTTAATAGTACAGATTAAATCGTACTGGATATTGCCTAACGCTTGTCAAGGTGAGGCAAACGGTTTATGCAACATGAATTTGATTGATACGTTTATTTTACTTGCAGTACACAATGCACATTATACCATACTGCTGGTTTTAGACTACTGAAACTCGCTTTCTGTCAAGATGTAGCCTACAGCTTCATGCAAGGTGTATTTTGTATGACATTTGTTGTCCACATATTTCTGGCATCTTGATTTACAATTCTCCTCAATACATTGCCCCTGATATGTTGATATAGCTTACATGAGATGGGTAAAGCGTTACAGCACTGTGCTTTATTCCATGCGTATTCACACCTTCCCAGATATGTCGGAAGGTGTTTGCTTCTTTAAAGTGTATCTGTTGTTCAGTAGATTGAACTCTGAGGGACGCTGTTGGTCAGTGTGTTGCAGTTTTAGAGCAGATTTGCAGCAGTACCTCCCCCACCATCTCGGTATATTAGAGAGAGCCGCCTGCAGAGCGCATTGTCCGGGTTACAGAGAACAGTAAGCACGGAGACACGGAGCTGATGTTATTTTGTACGAGAGACAGACCTACGGATTGTTGAGTAATTTTACTTGAATTTTTTGAACTTCAAAGGAATAGAATATCACAGACTTCTTTATGGATTATAATGTCCTTGTTTAATGTTGAAGGGAAAATGTCTGACAGAACAATGACACGGCAAGTACTGTTGTTTATCTCGGTCCTCTCTCTCAGTTCAGTGCACGGGCAGGTCAGTTACTCCATTCCCGAGGAAATGGCGAAAGGCTCTTTAGTTGGTAACATAGCGCAGGATTTAGGTTTAGATATCAATAGACTGAAATCAGGTAAAGCTCGTATTTATACTGGAGACAGCGCAGAATACATCGAGCTGAATAAAGAAAGGGGAGTTCTCCTCATCAAAGAGAGAATAGACCGTGAAGCTCTCTGCGGACAGACAACGCCTTGCGCTTTACATTTTCAAATTATTCTGGAGAACCCGATGGAATTGTATAGTATTACGGTTGAAATTACAGATATTAATGATAACCCTCCAACCTTTGAAAAAAACGAAATCAAATTCAAAATCAGCGAGTCTGCAGTCAATGGAGCAAAATTCGTGTTAGAGAGAGCAATGGATCTTGACGTCGGTATCAATGGCCTCCAAAGCTATACGTTGAAACCAACTGATAATTTCGCTCTGAAATTGGTTAATCAGGCAGATGGGAATAAGAAGGTTGAGATGGTTTTACAGAAACCTCTAGATCGAGAGAAGCATGAGGATGTTACTTTAGTGTTGACAGTTGTGGATGGTGGCGAGCCGCGTATGTCAGGGACAATGCAAATACTCATCACCGTCCTAGACGTCAATGATAATGCGCCTATTTTTACTCAGGAGTTTTACAAAGCAACTGTAACTGAGAATGCCCCAAAAGGTACAGTTATAACTTCCGTCAGCGCATCAGATGCAGATCATGGCTCAAACGGTAAAATTACGTATTCAATTACAAACACGTTAGATTATGTTCGTGGAATTATTGAAGTAAACGAGGACAACGGCGAGATTAGATTGATTGGAAATATTGATTATGAAAAGACACGGAATTTTCAGATCAATTTAAGGGCAAGTGATGACGGAGGACTTACAGATTCATGCAAAGTGATAGTTGAAGTAGTTGACACCAATGATAATAAGCCTAATATTAACATTATGTCTAAATCAAACGTGATCTCCGAAGATGCTCAAATCGATACAGTCTTAACGATGATCAATGTGCAAGACCCAGACTCTGGTGAAAATGGAAAAGTCCAATGTTCCATCAATGAAAACATTCCATTTGCGATGAAATCCTCGTCGAATAATTTCTttactgtagtaacagacagtgacTTGGACCAAGAGAGAGCCTCTGAGTATAACATCAGTGTGACGTGCTCTGATGAGGGAGTGCCTTCTCTCTCCAGCAGCGTCACTTTCACCTTACAGATATCAGATGTGAATGACAACGCGCCTGTCTTTGAGAGGAGCTCATATGAGGCCTACATTATAGAAAACAACACACCGGGCCTCTCTATATTCACAGTGAAAGCCAGAGACGCTGACTGGAACCAGAATGCCCGTGTTTCTTACATACTGGAGGACTCCTCGGTTAACGGAGTGCCCGTCTCCTCATATGTGTCCGTTAGTGCTGATAGTGGAGTCGTCCATTCAGTGCGCTCTTTTGACTACGAGCAGATCAAGGATTTCCAGTTCCGTGTAAAAGCGCAAGATGgaggctctcctcctctcagtagCAATGTGACTGTGAAAATAATGATCCAGGACCAGAATGACAACGCGCCTCAGGTTCTGTACCCAGTCCAGACTAGCAGCTCTCTGGTGGCTGAAATGGTCCCTCGTTCAGCAGATGTGGGCTATCTTGTCACTAAAGTGGTGGCTGTTGATGTGGACTCTGGACAGAACGCCTGGCTCTCGTATAAACTGCAGAAAGCGACAGACAGGGCACTGTTTGAAGTGGGTTTACAGAATGGAGAAATAAGAACTATACGTCAAGTCAATGATAAAGATGTTGTGAAACAAAGGCTCACTGTTGTAGTGGAGGACAACGGGCAGCCCTCTCGTTCAGCTACAGTCAATGTTAACGTGGCAGTAGCGGACAGCTTCCCTGAAGTGCTCTCGGAGTTCACTGACTTTACGCACGACAAGGACTACAATGACAACCTGACTTTTTACTTAGTCTTGGCTTTGGCTGTAGTTTCATTTATGTTCATCACATGTTTAGTGGTTATTATATCAGTGAAAATATACAGATGGAGACAGTCTCGCGTCCTCTATCATTCCAATCTCCCGGTTATTCCGTATTATCCACCGCGTTACGCAGACACTTTGGGGACAGGAACTCTACAGCACGTGTACAATTACGAGGTGTGCAGGACGACTGACTCCAGAAAGAGTGACTGTAAGTTCGTCAGACCCTGTAGTCAGAACGTACTGATAATGGACCCCAGTTCTACAGGGACGATGCAGCGGATGCAGAGTGAACAGAACATCCTGGATGAACCAGACTCCCCACTAGAGGTCTGTTATATTTTAATCAATATATTTTCCCTAAAAATACGATTTTCTGTTGTTTATCCATCGCGTGATTTTACCTGTTTGAAATCCAATACGCACCTACAAGATTTAATGGTCAGACATGCTCTTCATTCCGCTGATATGTGACCATTTCAGCACCATGGTCATGGACAGCGGAAGAGGCTGTATTTCAATGGGTGTCTTGTAGTTTCCTATATTAGCATAGTTTCAATTCATCCACATCTCACTGTCATGTTGGTTTCCATGGTCATTAACACTTAGGCCTGTATGTGTTGATATAGAGTGATAGTGCTGCATTTGATCCCAAGCAGATTCTAACCAGCCCAAATATCTTGTAATATTTTTCGTATTCTGTAGTTCAGTGAATTTAACTCAGAGGGACGCTGTTGGTCAGTGTGTTGCAGTTTTAGAGCAGATTTGCAGCAGTACCTCCCCCATCATCTCGATatattagagagagaaagagccgcACGCAGAGAACACAGTCCGGGTTACAGAGAACACTAAGCACAGAGACTCCGTACTGAGATTCTTTTGTTCTGGAGATACGGATTATTGGTAGAACATGTAGTTATTTTCTCGGTTTACATCTGAAGGAAATATACTATTCTCATAACGGATTATATGGTGCTTGTTGCTTCATGTTGAAGGGAAAATGTCTGACAGAACAATGACACGGCAAGTACTGTTGTTTATCTCGGTCCTCTCTCTCAGTTCAGTGCACGGGCAGGTCAGTTACTCCATTCCCGAGGAAATGGCGAAAGGCTCTTTAGTTGGTAACATAGCGCAGGATTTAGGTTTAGATATCAATAGACTGAAATCAGGTAAAGCTCGTATTTATACTGGAGACAGCGCAGAATACATCGAGCTGAACAAAGAACGGGGAGTTCTCCTCATCAAAGACAGAATAGACCGTGAAGCGCTCTGCGGACAGACGACGCCTTGTGCACTACATTTTCAGATTATTCTAGAGAACCCGATGGAATTTTACACCATAACTGTTGAGATAACGGATGTTAACGATAATAATCCATCATTCGAAAAGAGTGACGTACAATTTAAAATAAGCGAGTCTGCAGTCAGCGGAGCAAAATTTATATTAGACGGAGCAATGGATCAGGACGTCGGTATCAATGGCCTACAAAGATATACGTTGAAACCAGCCGATAATTTTGCTCTTGAATTGCATAATCAAGCCGATGGCAATAAAAACGTAGAGATGGTTTTAAAGAAACCTCTAGATCGTGAAAAAGTGGAACAAATATCTCTGATATTAACAGCAGTAGATGGAGGAGAGCCTCCGCTATCAGGAACAATGCAGATACTCATCACTGTACTAGACGCCAATGACAATCCACCCGTTTTTACGCAGCATATATATAAAGCTACCGTTACTGAGCACTCCCCTAAAGGAACACTTGTAACTTCAGTGAGCGCATCAGATGCCGATCATGGATCAAACAGCAAAGTAACCTATTCAGTTCGAAACACTTTAGATGATGTAAGAGAAATGTTTGACGTTAACGAGGACAACGGCGAGATTAGATTGATAGGAAATATTGATTACGAGAAGACACGACGTTTTCAGATCAGCCTGCGGGCAAGTGATGACGGAGGACTTACAGATTCATGCAAAGTGATAGTTGAAGTAGTTGACACCAATGATAATAAGCCTAATATTAACATTATGTCGAAATCAAACGTGATCTCCGAAGATGCTAAAGCTGGTACTGTCGTAACTATGATGAATATTCAAGACCCAGACTCTGGTGATAATGGCAGAGTGCAGTGCTCCATAAATGAAAACATTCCTTTTGCAATGAAATCAACATCAAATAATTTCTttactgtagtaacagacagtgacTTGGACCGAGAGAGAGCCCCTGAATATAACATCAGTGTGACGTGCTCTGATGAGGGAgtgccctctctctccagcagcgTCACTCTCACCTTACAGATATCAGATGTGAATGACAACGCGCCTGTCTTTGAGAGGAGCTCATATGAGGCCTACATTATAGAAAACAACACACCGGGCCTCTCTATATTCACAGTGAAAGCCAGAGACGCTGACTGGAACCAGAATGCCCGTGTTTCTTACATACTGGAGGAGTCCTCGGTTAACGGAGTGCCCGTCTCCTCATATGTGTCCGTTAGTGCTGATAGTGGAATCGTCCATTCAGTGCGCTCTTTTGACTACGAGCAGATCAAGGATTTCCAGTTCAGCGTAAAAGCGCAGGATGGAGGCTCCCCTCCTCTCAGTAGCAATGTGACTGTGAAAATAATGATCCAGGACCAGAACGACAACGCGCCTCAGGTTCTGTACCCAGTCCAGACTAGCAGCTCTCTGGTGGCTGAAATGGTGCCTCGTTCAGCAGATGTGGGCTATCTTGTCACTAAAGTGGTGGCTGTTGATGTGGACTCTGGACAGAACGCCTGGCTCTCGTATAAACTGCAGAAAGGGACAGACAGAGCGCTGTTTGAAGTGGGCTTACAGAATGGAGAAATAAGAACTATACGCCAAGTCAATGATAAAGATGCTGTGAAACAAAGGCTCACTGTTGTAGTGGAGGACAACGGGCAGTCCTCTCGTTCAGCTACAGTCAATGTTAACGTGGTGGTGGCGGACAGCTTCCCTGAAGTGCTCTCGGAGTTCACTGACTTTACGCACGACAAGGACTACAATGACAACCTGACTTTTTACTTAGTCTTGGCTTTGGCTGTAGTCTCATTTCTGTTCATCACATGTTTAGTGGTTATTATATCAGTGAAAATATACAGATGGAGACAGTCTCGCGTCCTCTATCATTCCAATCTCCCGGTTATTCCGTATTATCCACCGCGTTACGCAGATACTTTGGGGACAGGAACTCTACAGCACGTGTACAATTACGAGGTGTGCAGGACGACTGACTCCAGAAAGAGTGACTGTAAGTTCGTCAGACCCTGTAGTCAGAACGTTCTGATAATGGACCCCAGTTCTACAGGGACGATGCAGCGGATGCAGAGTGAACAGAACATCCTGGATGAACCAGACTCCCCACTAGAGGTCTGTTTTATTTGAGTCATTATCCTTCCCTTTAATCTAAGGTTGAACTGTGACATGTACATTTGTAACTATTTCTTGCGATTTTAGCTGTTTCTAAATCTTGTCTTTATACCTGCGAAGGTTCCATGGTCAGAAATGCTCTGAATTCCACTGATATTTGGCCATTTCAGCACCACGGTGGTGAACAGCGCTGCTCTCCAAAGCGGCTGTATTGCAATAGATCCTGTAACATAGTAAAGAGTGAATTATACAGGGATATTGCCTAACCTTTGTAAAGATGAGCAAACGTTTTCTGTACTAGAAATTGGATTCATAGGTATATACACGTTTTCTGTATCCTACAAAATCCACAGTAATACCATAGTGCTGGTTATAGTTGCAGAAAGTTGCTTTCTGTCCCGAGGATTAGTTTAGCGTAACGTGTATTTTGTTCGATATTTCTTGTCCACATACTACTGGCATCATGATTTACATTTGTCCTACATACATAGGCTGAAATGtgttaatatagtataatataatatatacattactgGGTTGGGTAAATCTTGATAGTGCTATGCTTTATTCCATGGAGATTCACACCTTCCCAAATATGTTGGAAGGTATTTCTTTTTAAGTATATTTGTAGTTGAGTGGATTGAACTCAGAGGGACGCTGTTGGTCAGTGTGTTGCAGTTTTAGAGCAGATTTGCAGCAGTACCTCCCCCACCATCTCGGTatattagagagagaaagagccgcACGCAGAGAACACAGTCCGGGTTACAGAGAACACTAAGCACCGAGACACCGTACTGAGATTCTTTTGTTCCAGAGTGGTGGAGTTTAGGGACATCTTTTTTTCGTCACTAAACAGTGAAAACTAATGGAATATCACGGCGTTCTTTACGGATTGTAACGTGTTTGTTGCTTGATATGGCAGAGAAAATGTCGGACAGAACAATGACAAGGCAAGTACTGTTGTTTATCTCGGTCCTCTCTCTCAGTTCAGTGCACGGGCAGATTAGTTACTCCATTCCGGAGGAAATGGCGAAAGGCTCTTTAGTCGGTAACATAGCGCAGGATTTAGGTTTAGATATTAAAAGACTGATATCAGGTAAAGCTCGTATTTTTACTGGAGACAGCGCGGAGTACATCGAGCTGAATAAAGAAAGGGGAGTTCTCCTCATCAAAGCGAGAATAGACCGTGAAGCTCTCTGCGGAATGACAACGCCTTGTGCATTGCATTTTCAGATAATTCTAGAAAATCCCATGGAATTCTTTCGAGTAACTGTTGAGATTACAGATGTAAACGATAATGCTCCTAGTTTTAAGAAGACGGAGAAACGTTTTGAAATCAGTGAGTCTGCAGTGATTGGCGCGACATTTATGCTGGAGATAGCAATAGATCCTGACGTTGATCTTAACGGTCTCCAGAGCTACACTCTTAAACCCATTGATCATTTTCATTTAAAACAAAAAAATCAACCCGATGGAAGTAAAAAGGTAGAGATGGTTTTGCAGCAGCCTTTAGATCGGGAGAAACAGGAGCAGCTATCTTTAGTGTTAACAGCTATAGATGGAGGCGAACCGCAGCGATCTGGAACAGTGCAGATACATGTTACAGTGTTAGATATAAACGACAATGCACCTGTTTTTACGCAGGAGATTTACAAAGCAACGGTTGTTGAGAATTCACCTAAAGGAGCCTTATTGGCCACTGTTAGCGCCTCTGATGCGGATAAAGGGTCTAATAGCATGGTCAGCTATTCTTTGTCCAGCAGCACTGATCTCTTTGAGTTAGACAGCGAAAGTGGTGAATTTAGACTAATCGGTCATATAGATTATGAAAAGGCAAAATATTATCAAATGTTTATAGAAGCAATGGACGAAGGAGGGCTTTCTGATTCCAGTAAAATAATCATAGATGTTATTGACGTCAATGACAACAGCCCCATTATTATTATAATGTCAAAGTCTAGTTCAATAGCGGAAGACTCTATCTCTAATACAGTTATAACCATGATCAGCGTAAACGACCCAGATTCTGAAAGTAACGGACAAGTACACTGTGGGATAAATGAAAACATTCCATTCACCATTAAATCCATATCCAACGCCTTTTACAGCCTGGTAACAGACAGTGACTTGGACCGAGAGAGAGCCTCTGAATATAACATCAGTGTGACGTGCTCTGATGAGGGAgtgccctctctctccagcagcgTCACTCTCACCTTACAGATATCAGATGTGAATGACAACGCGCCTGTCTTTGAGAGGAGCTCATATGAGGCCTACATTATAGAAAACAACACACCGGGCCTCTCTATATTCACAGTGAAAGCCAGAGACGCTGACTGGAACCAGAATGCCCGTGTTTCTTACATACTGGAGGACTCCTCGGTTAACGGAGTGCCCGTCTCCTCATATGTGTCCGTTAGTGCTGATAGTGGAGTCGTCCATTCAGTGCGCTCTTTTGACTACGAGCAGATCAGGGATTTCCAGATCCGCGTAAAAGCGCAGGATGgaggctctcctcctctcagtagCAATGTGACTGTGAAAATAATGATCCAGGACCAGAATGACAACGCGCCTCAGGTTCTGTACCCAGTCCAGACTAGCAGCTCTCTGGTGGCTGAAATGGTGCCTCGTTCAGCAGATGTGGGCTATCTTGTCACTAAAGTGGTGGCTGTTGATGTGGACTCTGGACAGAATGCCTGGCTCTCGTATAAACTGCAGAAAGCGACAGACAGGGCGCTGTTTGAAGTGGGCTCACAGAATGGAGAAATAAGAACTATACGCCAAGTAACTGATAAAGATGCTGTGAAACAAAGGCTCACTGTTGTAGTGGAGGACAACGGGCAGCCCTCTCGTTCAGCTACAGTCAATGTTAACGTGGCGGTTGCGGACAGCTTCCCTGAAGTGCTCTCAGAGTTCACTGACTTTACGCACGACGTGGAGTACAATGACAACCTGACGTTTTACTTAATATTGGCTTTGGCTGTAGTCTCCTTTCTCTTTATCGTATCCATCATAGCCATACTGTCAGTGAAATGCTACAGATGGAGACACGAGCAAATGTTTTACAAATCCAATGGGAATCTCCCAGTTATTCCGTATTACCCGCCCCTTTACGCAGACGTGGGAGGCACAGGAACTCTGAGACAGGTGTATAATTACGATGTGTGTGGAACGACTGACTCCAGAAAGAGTGATATGAAATACGTCAGACCTTACAGTCAGAGCATCATTAGTCTGGACGGAACACAGACACTCCCCCACGCGCAGAGGGACACGCTGATCAATGACGATTCAGACAGTCAGGTGAGCATGAAAAATCGTCTCTCATAACCTCAGAATAATTATGACGTCACCGTTTTTGGTGTCATGACCTTATACTGATACTACCTTATTCTTATTTTAACATTAACTATCGTTATTTTGCAAGTGTTGCCTATGTTTTCTTTTGTCCAACACTGAAAGGTGTTTCCTGTTGCCCTTTACTTCTGACTGATTTGTGATTTCACACCATGCGTAATGGCCCAATTGTAACCATCAGCTATATACTTTAAGCCAAATAACCATCAGTTGATGTGTTGTGCTTTACAGCTCATTTATAAAGGAAATGATCATTGTCATCATACCTTGCGTATAGTGTGTTTTACTGCAAGATATTGGCGTTTGGATATGCTTAGGTTTTACGCATGGTTGGAGAGCACAAGCGTTTTCAATATTCTGTGTGTAGTTTACACGTATGAACTCAGAGGGCCGCTGTTGGTCAGTGTGTTGCAGTTTTAGAGCAGATTTGCAGCAGTACCTCCCCCACCATCTCGATatattagagagagaaagagccgcATGCAGAGCGCACAGTCCGGGTTACAGAGAACACTAAGCACAGAGACACCGTACTGAGATTCTTTTGTTCTGGATTTTGGGCACATCTTCTTTACATTTCTTCCACTGAAACAAATGGAATATTACAGATTTCTTAACGGATTATAACGTGAGGTGTTTTATATCCCAGAGAAAATGTCTGACAGAACAATGACACGGCAAGTACTGTTGTTTATCTCGGTCCTCTCTCTCAGTTCAGTGCACGGGCAGGTCAGTTACTCCATTCCCGAGGAAATGGCGAAAGGCTCTTTAGTCGGTAACATGGCGCAGGATTTAGGTTTAGATATCAAAAGACTGAAATCAGGTAAAGCTCGTATTTATACTGGAGACAGCGCAGAATACATCGAGCTGAATAAAGAAAGGGGAGTTCTCCTCATCAAAGAGAGAATAGACCGTGAAGCGCTTTGTGAACAGACGACGCCTTGTGCACTGCATTTCCAAATTACTTTAGAAAACCCGATGGAATTATACCCGGTAACTGTAGAAATTACAGATATAAACGACAACGCTCCCACTTTTCAAAAGACTGAGCGACGATTGGAAATCAGCGAGTCAGCTGTGACTGGATCAAAATTTATGTTAGAGAAAGCAGTGGATCAAGACATTGATTTAAATGGCCTCCAAAGTTACTCTCTGAAACACGCTGATCATTTTGTTCTGAAATTGCATAGTCAGGCAGACGGGAGTAAAAAGGTTGAGATGGTTTTACAGAAACCTCTAGACCGAGAGAAACAGGAGCATATGTCTCTGTTGTTAACTGCTTTGGATGGAGGTGAGCCTCTGCTGTCAGGGACAATGCAGATACACGTCACAGTGTTGGACGCAAACGACAATGCGCCCGTTTTTACCAAACCAGTGTATAAGGCAACAATAAGTGAGAATTCACAAAAAGGAACGTTTGTCACGACAGTTAGTGCGTCTGATGCAGATAAAGGCACGAATGGAGAAGTGTCTTACGTGATTGCAAATAGCATGAACCGTCTTTCAACGTTATTCCACATAAATGAAGATGGTAATTTGATATTAGATGGCCAAGTTGATTATGAAAAAGCCAGAAGTTATCAGATTGATATAGAAGCCATAGATAATGGTGGTCTCTCGGACTCAAGTAAAATAATAATTGATGTTAGTGACGTAAATGACAATAGTCCTCTAATCAATTTTATTTCCAAATCCGGTATAATACAAGAGGATTCCCGTCCTAACACAGTAATAGCTATGATGAGCGTAAACGACCCTGATTCTGAGAGTAATGGTAAAGTTAACTGTGGCATAAATGAGAACATCCCTTTCACCATTAAATCTACATCTAATGGATTCTATAGTCTAGTAACTGATAGTGGCTTGGACCGAGAGAGAGCCTCTGAATATAACATCAGTGTGATGTGCTCTGATGAGGGAgtgccctctctctccagcagcgTCACTCTCACCTTACAGATATCAGATGTGAATGACAACGCGCCTGTCTTTGAGAGGAGCTCATATGAGGCCTACATTATAGAAAACAACACACCGGGCCTCTCTATATTCACAGTGAAAGCCAGAGACGCTGACTGGAACCAGAATGCCCGTGTTTCTTACATACTGGAGGACTCCTCGGTTAACGGAGTGCCCGTCTCATCATATGTGTCCGTTAGTGCTGATAGTGGAGTCGTCCATTCAGTGCGCTCTTTTGACTACGAGCAGATCAAGGATTTCCAGTTCAGCGTAAAAGCGCAGGATGGAGGCTCTCCTCCACTCAGTAGCAATGTGACTGTGAAAATAATGATCCAGGACCAGAATGACAACGGGCCTCAGGTTCTGTACCCAGTCCAGACTAGCAGCTCTCTGGTGGCTGAAATGGTGCCTCGTTCAGCAGATGTGGGCTATCTTGTCACTAAAGTGGTGGCTGTTGATGTGGACTCTGGACAGAATGCCTGGCTCTCGTATAAACTGCAGAAAGCGACAGACAGAGCGCTGTTTGAAGTGGGCTTACAGAATGGAGAAATAAGAACTATACGTCAAGTAACTGATAAAGATGCGGTGAAACAAAGGGTCACTGTTGTAGTGGAGGACAACGGACAGCCCTCTCGTTCAGCTACAGTCAATGTTAACGTGGCGGTGGCGGACAGCTTCCCTGAAGTGCTCTCGGAGTTCACTGACTTTACGCACGACAAGGAGTACAATGACAACCTGACTTTTTACTTAGTCTTGGCTTTGGCTGTAGTCTCATTTCTGTTCATCACATGTTTAGTGGTTATTATATCAGTGAAAATATACAGATGGAGACAGTCTCGCGTCCTCTATCATTCCAATCTCCCGGTTATTCCGTATTATCCACCGCGTTACGCAGACACTTTGGGGACAGGAACTCTACAGCACGTGTACAATTACGAGGTGTGCAGGACGACTGACTCCAGAAAGAGTGACTGTAAGTTCGTCAGACCCTGTAGTCAGAACGTACTGATAATGGACCCCAGTTCTACAGGGACGATGCAGCGGATGCAGAGCGAAAATAACATCCTGGATGAATCAGACTCGACATTAGAGGTTTGTTATATTTGAATCATTAATTTTCTCCTAAAAATATATTTGTATGGGTAGTGCATTTAACTGTGTAACATTGAGTCTTTAAATTTGGAAACTTTCCATGTTCAGAAATTCGAAACCTTTTTCCAATTTGGTCAATTCAGCACCGCTGACATGGTCAGCGGCTTTTTCACAGAGGACATGTAACGGAATGCAGGGTGAATCATCGTTGTCAAGATCATGATGACTTTTTGCATAAATTCATAAGTCTATATCAGTATTTGCATATTTGTATGGAAAGCACACTACCATACATCACATTTTAGAAATGTGTGTTCTGTcgtgatgtaggctatattaaggCAACATGTGTCTTGTTTGAGATTACCTGTCAACATCCTGTGGCATCTACGTTTACAATTTTCCTAGATGTGTTGATATATCTTATGTTGGGTATGGCATGTTAGAGCTAATATTTTTCCTTTGGAGACTTAAACCTTCCCAAATATGTTGGAATGTGTTTATTTTTGAAGTATCTGTTGTTCAGTAGATTGAACTCAGAGGGACGCTGTCGGTCAGTGTGTTGCAGTTTTAGAGCAGATTTGCAGCAGTACCTCCCCCATCATCTCGGTgtattagagagagaaagagccgcATGCAGAGAACACAGTCCGGGTTACAGAGAACACTAAGCACCGAGACTTCTTTGTTCCGTGGGTACGGATTATTGACAGAACATTTTTAAAATTTTCTGTATATAAATTTGACAGAATTTAGCAAATTACTGAACGGATTCTATGGTGTTTGTTGTGTCATGGCGCAGGGGAAAATGTCGGGCAGAACAATGACACGGCAAGTACTGTTGTTTATCTCGGTCCTCTCTCTCAGTTCAGCGCACGGGCAGGTCAGTTACTCCATTCCCGAGGAAATGGCGAAAGGCTCTTTAGTTGGTAACATATCGCAGGATTTGGGTTTAGATATCAAACGATTGAAATCAAGTAAAGCTCGAATACACGTTGGAAATAGCGCAGAATACATCGAGTTGGATAAAGACAGGGGAGTTCTCCTTATCAAAGAGACAATAGACCGTGAAGCGCTATGCAGACAGTCAACGCCTTGCGCACTGCATTTTCAAATTATT from Salvelinus fontinalis isolate EN_2023a chromosome 29, ASM2944872v1, whole genome shotgun sequence encodes:
- the LOC129827760 gene encoding protocadherin beta-16-like; translated protein: MSLFNVEGKMSDRTMTRQVLLFISVLSLSSVHGQVSYSIPEEMAKGSLVGNIAQDLGLDINRLKSGKARIYTGDSAEYIELNKERGVLLIKERIDREALCGQTTPCALHFQIILENPMELYSITVEITDINDNPPTFEKNEIKFKISESAVNGAKFVLERAMDLDVGINGLQSYTLKPTDNFALKLVNQADGNKKVEMVLQKPLDREKHEDVTLVLTVVDGGEPRMSGTMQILITVLDVNDNAPIFTQEFYKATVTENAPKGTVITSVSASDADHGSNGKITYSITNTLDYVRGIIEVNEDNGEIRLIGNIDYEKTRNFQINLRASDDGGLTDSCKVIVEVVDTNDNKPNINIMSKSNVISEDAQIDTVLTMINVQDPDSGENGKVQCSINENIPFAMKSSSNNFFTVVTDSDLDQERASEYNISVTCSDEGVPSLSSSVTFTLQISDVNDNAPVFERSSYEAYIIENNTPGLSIFTVKARDADWNQNARVSYILEDSSVNGVPVSSYVSVSADSGVVHSVRSFDYEQIKDFQFRVKAQDGGSPPLSSNVTVKIMIQDQNDNAPQVLYPVQTSSSLVAEMVPRSADVGYLVTKVVAVDVDSGQNAWLSYKLQKATDRALFEVGLQNGEIRTIRQVNDKDVVKQRLTVVVEDNGQPSRSATVNVNVAVADSFPEVLSEFTDFTHDKDYNDNLTFYLVLALAVVSFMFITCLVVIISVKIYRWRQSRVLYHSNLPVIPYYPPRYADTLGTGTLQHVYNYEVCRTTDSRKSDCKFVRPCSQNVLIMDPSSTGTMQRMQSEQNILDEPDSPLEVCYILINIFSLKIRFSVVYPSRDFTCLKSNTHLQDLMVRHALHSADM